A section of the Chitinivibrionales bacterium genome encodes:
- a CDS encoding SO_0444 family Cu/Zn efflux transporter, translated as MLIQFANGIIDTFLAMAPYLTIGLFFAGILHVFVSTDIVVKHLGSNSIGSVVKAAIFGIPLPLCSCGVLPVAMSLRKGKASNGATISFLISTPQTGIDGIIATWGMLGPVFALFRPFAALVMGIVGGLVANLFSPKQAASASNGERRFECNICYDTSPHSHSLAHKIRRIFTYAYRDFFDDISVNLIIGLVLSGAISFLVPDNFFEKYVGNELLSMLMMIALGIPMYTCVTASIPVAVALMLKGLSPGAAFVFLTVGPATNFSFIMVIAQVMGKKIVTVYLATLAAMSVIMGFALNAVFDIAGKSSLEGLVARHYHHHHIPVWQLVLSGIFLIVLLLSFYRLLAPRVQRLLGVKKTGREASGALVLSVSGMSCKNCARKVTEAVKKVSGVKEVEVDVKKGKVKVAGKVDINEVKKAVIDAGYKVA; from the coding sequence ATGCTGATACAATTTGCAAACGGGATCATTGATACGTTTCTTGCCATGGCTCCGTATCTCACGATAGGGTTGTTCTTCGCCGGCATTCTGCATGTGTTCGTGAGCACCGACATCGTGGTAAAACATCTCGGCAGCAACTCCATAGGTTCGGTGGTCAAGGCGGCGATCTTCGGCATCCCGCTGCCGCTGTGCTCCTGCGGCGTGCTTCCGGTCGCCATGTCGCTGCGCAAGGGAAAGGCGTCAAACGGCGCCACGATCTCGTTTCTCATTTCCACGCCGCAGACCGGCATCGACGGCATCATTGCCACCTGGGGCATGCTCGGCCCTGTGTTCGCCTTATTCAGGCCGTTTGCCGCACTAGTCATGGGAATAGTGGGCGGTCTTGTGGCAAACCTGTTCTCGCCCAAACAGGCCGCGTCGGCAAGCAATGGTGAACGGCGTTTCGAATGCAACATCTGCTACGACACGTCCCCGCATTCCCATTCGCTCGCGCACAAAATACGGCGCATTTTTACCTATGCGTACAGGGATTTTTTCGACGACATTTCGGTGAACCTGATCATCGGGCTGGTGCTGTCGGGCGCCATCTCGTTTCTCGTGCCCGACAATTTCTTCGAGAAGTACGTGGGCAACGAGTTGCTTTCGATGCTCATGATGATCGCGCTGGGCATTCCCATGTACACCTGCGTCACGGCGTCCATACCGGTCGCGGTGGCGCTCATGCTCAAGGGGCTTTCACCCGGTGCGGCGTTCGTGTTCCTCACCGTGGGGCCTGCAACGAATTTTTCGTTCATCATGGTGATCGCCCAGGTGATGGGGAAAAAGATCGTCACCGTGTATCTCGCCACGCTCGCGGCCATGTCCGTTATCATGGGCTTTGCGCTCAACGCCGTTTTCGATATTGCGGGCAAGTCCTCTCTCGAAGGCCTGGTGGCGCGGCATTATCACCATCACCATATTCCGGTTTGGCAACTTGTTCTTTCCGGCATTTTCCTGATCGTGCTTCTGCTTTCGTTTTACCGCCTGCTTGCTCCCAGAGTGCAAAGGCTGTTGGGAGTGAAAAAAACCGGCAGGGAGGCATCCGGCGCACTCGTACTTTCCGTTTCCGGCATGAGCTGCAAGAACTGCGCGCGAAAGGTGACCGAGGCGGTGAAAAAGGTTTCCGGCGTAAAGGAAGTTGAAGTGGACGTGAAAAAAGGCAAGGTGAAGGTGGCTGGCAAGGTTGATATAAATGAAGTTAAAAAAGCTGTGATAGATGCAGGATACAAAGTTGCATAA
- the polA gene encoding DNA polymerase I, translating to MSQQKSDKKLFLIDGHAVAYRAYYALIKNPLTNSRGQPTGAVYGFATYLLKLLDDYKCPYIGVVFDSPEPTFRHKLYKEYKANREEMPDDMKSQIPLIRKLVEAFNITALAQPGLEADDIIAHMTRRARSEGFEVFLVTKDKDLMQLVGPGVRMLAFESAGGIAVVGPDQVKEKLGVLPEQVRDLLALMGDSSDNIPGVPGVGPKTAQKILEKAGTVEKLLKDPSVVENEKLQAKIAENRDMILLSQKLATLHSDVSYDVNVGDLVARPVKKDECIEFFKELEFTSLLKNPLFVQEKKICHASTVPKSAAELEAFVKKIKAAGYVSVDTETTSLVPRQASLVGISLALDDNQAMYVPVGHTGKDASSNLPFPKVLAALKDILESKSVAKIGQNLKYDYQVLKNHGITMRGIAFDTMIAAYVLDPGKRNYGLDAMAAEHLGVSTVPIESLIGKGKKQVCFSEAPVAEAAEYSCEDVILPLHLKKLFEPVLDERKQVALFSDIEMPLVAVLAEMEWEGVRIDDGLLARLSKQYTKDLAAISKDIYRLAGEEFNLNSPKQISAILFDKLKLPKSKKTKTGLSTDVDALEKLEGSHPIIPKLLEYREAQKLLSTYIDALGPQVLPATGRLHTTFNQTIAATGRLSSANPNLQNIPVRTDAGRTIREAFIASEGRVLVSADYSQIELRILAHVSKDPFLAASFMEDKDIHTQTASAIYGVFPEMVTQEMRRAAKTINFGLMYGMGPVNLSRQLGISFKEASEFIETYFKQFPTIKSCMEKNIRKARASGFSETLLGRRRYLPEINAENRQVREAAERTAINTPIQGTAADIIKIAMIRISEAAEESGFDFKMLLQVHDELVFEVKTKDAEAFKEWACKMMSEAYRLNVPIKVEAGVGKNWSEAH from the coding sequence ATGTCCCAACAAAAATCCGACAAGAAACTTTTCCTCATCGACGGCCACGCCGTCGCCTACCGCGCCTATTACGCGCTGATCAAAAACCCGCTCACCAATTCCAGGGGACAGCCCACGGGCGCGGTGTACGGGTTCGCCACGTACCTGCTCAAGCTGCTTGACGATTACAAATGCCCCTACATCGGCGTGGTGTTCGACAGCCCTGAGCCCACGTTCCGCCACAAGCTGTACAAGGAGTACAAGGCCAACCGCGAGGAAATGCCCGACGACATGAAGTCGCAGATCCCGCTCATCAGAAAACTGGTGGAGGCGTTCAACATCACCGCGCTTGCCCAGCCTGGACTCGAGGCGGACGACATCATCGCGCACATGACCAGGCGCGCGCGGTCCGAGGGGTTCGAAGTGTTTCTGGTGACAAAGGACAAAGACCTCATGCAGCTTGTCGGACCCGGCGTGCGCATGCTCGCGTTCGAATCCGCCGGCGGCATCGCGGTGGTCGGGCCCGACCAGGTGAAGGAGAAACTCGGCGTTTTGCCCGAACAGGTGCGCGACCTGCTCGCGCTCATGGGAGACTCGTCCGACAACATACCGGGCGTGCCCGGCGTGGGCCCCAAGACCGCGCAGAAGATCCTGGAAAAGGCGGGCACGGTTGAAAAGCTGCTCAAAGACCCTTCGGTGGTGGAAAACGAAAAGCTGCAGGCGAAAATCGCGGAGAACAGGGACATGATTCTCCTTTCGCAAAAGCTGGCGACGCTGCATTCGGATGTTTCCTATGACGTCAACGTCGGCGACCTCGTTGCCAGGCCGGTCAAGAAGGACGAATGCATTGAGTTTTTCAAGGAGCTCGAATTCACGTCGCTGCTTAAGAACCCGCTGTTCGTCCAGGAAAAAAAGATCTGCCATGCGTCAACGGTCCCGAAATCCGCGGCCGAACTCGAAGCGTTCGTAAAGAAGATAAAGGCCGCCGGGTATGTATCGGTCGACACCGAGACCACGAGCCTCGTGCCCCGCCAGGCCTCGCTCGTGGGGATTTCCCTGGCGCTGGACGACAATCAGGCCATGTATGTTCCGGTGGGCCATACCGGAAAGGACGCGTCTTCCAACCTTCCGTTTCCGAAGGTGCTTGCCGCACTCAAGGACATTCTGGAGTCAAAATCGGTGGCAAAAATAGGCCAGAACCTCAAATACGATTACCAGGTGCTCAAGAACCACGGCATCACCATGCGGGGCATTGCGTTCGATACCATGATCGCCGCCTACGTGCTTGACCCTGGAAAGCGCAACTACGGCCTTGACGCCATGGCCGCCGAGCACCTCGGCGTTTCAACCGTTCCCATCGAGTCGCTCATCGGCAAGGGAAAAAAGCAGGTCTGCTTCAGCGAGGCGCCGGTCGCGGAAGCCGCGGAATATTCCTGCGAGGACGTGATCCTGCCGCTGCACCTTAAAAAGCTGTTCGAGCCCGTGCTTGACGAACGGAAGCAGGTCGCGCTTTTCAGCGACATCGAGATGCCGCTCGTGGCCGTGCTCGCCGAGATGGAATGGGAAGGCGTGCGCATCGACGACGGCCTGCTTGCCAGGCTTTCGAAGCAGTACACGAAAGACCTCGCCGCGATCTCCAAGGACATCTACCGGCTCGCGGGCGAGGAGTTCAACCTCAATTCGCCCAAGCAGATCAGCGCGATACTGTTCGACAAACTGAAGCTCCCCAAATCCAAGAAGACCAAGACCGGTTTGTCGACCGACGTTGACGCGCTGGAAAAACTCGAAGGAAGCCATCCGATCATCCCCAAGCTCCTCGAATACCGGGAGGCGCAGAAGCTGCTCTCCACCTACATCGACGCGCTCGGCCCGCAGGTGCTGCCCGCGACCGGCAGGCTCCACACCACGTTCAATCAGACCATCGCGGCCACCGGCAGGCTCTCAAGCGCCAACCCCAACCTGCAGAACATACCGGTGCGCACCGACGCGGGCCGCACCATACGCGAGGCGTTCATTGCATCCGAGGGCCGCGTGCTCGTGTCGGCCGACTATTCGCAGATCGAGCTGCGCATCCTGGCGCATGTGTCAAAGGACCCGTTCCTCGCGGCGTCGTTCATGGAAGACAAGGACATCCACACGCAAACCGCCTCTGCCATTTACGGCGTGTTCCCCGAGATGGTGACGCAGGAAATGCGGCGCGCGGCAAAGACCATCAACTTCGGCCTGATGTACGGCATGGGGCCGGTGAACCTGTCGCGCCAGCTCGGCATTTCGTTCAAGGAGGCTTCCGAGTTCATCGAAACCTATTTCAAGCAATTCCCCACCATTAAGTCCTGCATGGAAAAGAACATTCGGAAGGCGCGGGCGAGCGGCTTTTCTGAAACGCTGCTCGGCCGGCGGCGCTATCTCCCGGAAATCAACGCCGAGAACCGGCAGGTGCGCGAGGCGGCGGAGCGCACCGCCATCAACACGCCCATCCAGGGCACGGCCGCCGACATCATCAAGATCGCCATGATACGTATCAGCGAGGCGGCCGAAGAGTCGGGCTTCGACTTCAAAATGCTCCTGCAGGTGCACGACGAGCTGGTGTTCGAGGTGAAAACCAAGGACGCCGAGGCATTCAAGGAATGGGCATGTAAAATGATGAGCGAGGCATACAGATTAAATGTTCCCATTAAAGTGGAGGCCGGGGTAGGGAAGAATTGGAGCGAGGCGCACTAA
- a CDS encoding pyridoxamine 5'-phosphate oxidase family protein, whose amino-acid sequence MSDLSSDAAAYIEKSMIALLVTVGEENKPFVRFVGPLVNTGLNVYFTTALDSRKVRHIAANPNVTLNFQNPVISQEEFKSVALSGKASQVPEGKEFDEVLKMLAKKSPGFGKYIKDRGFKNWAIYKVEGKTLQVTDLAKSKKTITEEII is encoded by the coding sequence ATGAGCGACCTTTCATCCGACGCCGCCGCCTATATTGAGAAATCAATGATCGCCCTGCTCGTTACCGTGGGCGAGGAAAATAAACCTTTCGTAAGGTTCGTGGGCCCGCTGGTGAACACCGGGCTCAACGTCTACTTCACCACGGCCCTGGATTCGCGGAAGGTAAGGCATATTGCCGCAAATCCGAATGTCACGCTTAATTTCCAGAATCCCGTCATCTCGCAGGAAGAGTTCAAGAGCGTGGCCCTGTCGGGAAAGGCGTCGCAGGTGCCTGAAGGAAAAGAGTTTGATGAGGTACTGAAAATGCTGGCGAAGAAATCACCTGGATTCGGGAAGTATATAAAAGACCGGGGATTCAAAAACTGGGCGATTTACAAAGTGGAGGGGAAAACTTTGCAGGTGACGGATTTAGCCAAATCAAAGAAGACGATCACCGAAGAAATAATTTGA
- a CDS encoding alcohol dehydrogenase catalytic domain-containing protein, which produces MKALVFDGNLHLAELPIPVRKQGDVLIRIVKAGICNTDHEIVAGYMPGFTGVLGHEFIGVIEKADDKKFIGKRATAEINCGCGTCDYCKSGMERHCPHRTVIGIQGRDGAFAEYISVPAENAVVIPDSIPDLSAVFIEPLAAALEIKDQVPLENTKVLLVGDGKLGILIAHVLSTIQCETTVVGHHPETLNRIRKPGAAAIVSDEFQKTKFDVVIEASGNPDAFQLAVECTKPRGTLVLKSTFALSITFNPSPLVVNEITMVGSRCGRFSEAIRFLEMFKPDFSWMIAKEFGIKDGMEAFEYSKKAGILKVLLKM; this is translated from the coding sequence ATGAAAGCGCTTGTCTTTGACGGAAATCTTCATCTCGCGGAATTACCAATTCCTGTCCGTAAACAAGGCGACGTTCTTATCCGCATTGTAAAAGCCGGCATCTGCAACACCGACCACGAGATCGTGGCCGGCTACATGCCGGGCTTCACGGGCGTGCTCGGCCACGAGTTTATCGGCGTTATCGAAAAAGCCGACGATAAAAAATTTATTGGGAAACGCGCCACCGCCGAAATCAACTGCGGCTGCGGCACCTGCGATTATTGCAAAAGCGGCATGGAGCGCCACTGTCCCCACCGGACTGTCATCGGCATACAGGGGCGCGACGGCGCGTTCGCGGAATATATAAGCGTGCCTGCGGAAAATGCCGTGGTGATTCCTGATTCGATTCCCGATTTAAGCGCCGTGTTCATCGAGCCGCTTGCCGCCGCGCTTGAGATAAAAGACCAGGTTCCGCTTGAAAATACAAAGGTGCTGCTCGTCGGCGACGGAAAGCTGGGTATTTTAATCGCCCATGTGCTCTCCACAATCCAATGCGAGACGACAGTGGTCGGGCATCATCCCGAAACGCTCAACCGTATCCGAAAACCCGGGGCGGCGGCAATTGTGTCAGATGAATTCCAAAAAACCAAATTTGACGTGGTGATTGAAGCTTCCGGAAACCCGGATGCGTTTCAACTCGCAGTAGAATGCACAAAACCGCGCGGCACCCTTGTTCTCAAGAGCACCTTTGCGCTGAGCATCACGTTCAATCCCTCACCGCTCGTGGTCAACGAAATAACAATGGTGGGTTCGCGCTGCGGACGGTTTTCTGAAGCAATTCGTTTCCTCGAAATGTTCAAGCCGGATTTTTCGTGGATGATAGCAAAAGAGTTTGGGATCAAGGATGGGATGGAGGCGTTTGAGTATTCTAAAAAGGCGGGAATATTAAAAGTATTGTTAAAGATGTGA
- a CDS encoding HD domain-containing protein, producing MITVKQALSLFKKYDLDESHMRHSKGVAQFAFNLAAKIHKKHPSLAINPEKVRIAALLHDIGRSMQGDHEINSITLLKQEGLEEIAEIVMHGSMYEISVIRGKPDQSLLPKTVENKIVAYADARFKNRLVSLKERFKEVLKRRKLEKEKVESVKMAEKRYYEIEKEVMALAGYH from the coding sequence ATGATCACCGTAAAACAGGCCCTTTCGCTGTTTAAGAAATACGACCTTGACGAATCACACATGCGTCATTCCAAAGGCGTGGCGCAATTCGCCTTTAATCTCGCCGCAAAAATCCATAAAAAGCACCCATCACTTGCTATTAATCCCGAAAAAGTCCGCATCGCCGCTTTACTTCACGATATCGGAAGAAGCATGCAAGGGGATCATGAAATAAATTCGATCACCCTATTGAAGCAGGAAGGTCTTGAAGAAATAGCAGAAATTGTGATGCATGGAAGTATGTACGAAATTTCGGTGATTCGCGGAAAGCCGGACCAATCATTGCTTCCCAAAACCGTTGAGAATAAAATAGTGGCTTATGCCGATGCGCGGTTCAAGAACAGGTTGGTTTCTCTTAAAGAAAGGTTCAAAGAAGTTCTTAAACGCAGAAAGTTGGAAAAGGAGAAAGTAGAATCCGTAAAAATGGCCGAAAAGCGGTACTATGAAATTGAAAAAGAAGTAATGGCGCTGGCGGGATATCATTGA